A single window of Vitreimonas flagellata DNA harbors:
- a CDS encoding putative bifunctional diguanylate cyclase/phosphodiesterase: MTFGGLGSVPYKNNLRRLTLVIGAVLTFFGLLLLAVVAYAGWSANRTAIERERQLVENALDQAVSRVLNEEKAIAWWDDAVVNAQRRPLDLEWIETNIGVYFYETYGHDEMYLVDGDNRSIYANIGGELQRHPAVAYSRRANVLDQVVMAARGQRNDALRLRDAAFTADQQRYSFLLGAEDASWSGHILTVGGQPAVVSAMAIVPSVDAEVLVGEPHLMVSVVQMDEDFMAAVGRTLLMPDLRLSSGPMQVDGMISEPFLADDGTPIGYLNWTPRQPGNFLLFFILPLVAIGVIGAGWLTWTMIGRLKRASTDLAEREEQSRHQALHDALSGLPNRHHFVTRLQDQLDALIQQRNNGRVVVAYIDVDRFKDINDTMGHQAGDALIMAVAQRLQSSIAPEDFLSRFGGDEFAVVCRANRPEAAEELAQRLRKAFEESFDVYGQHIRMTASIGLSMAPDHGASPEELMRNADIALYQGKNKGRDCAMMFSADMAAEVEQRREIELELHAALEGKALQLHYQPLVSCAGGRVTGVEALLRWKHPTKGDISPAVFVPIAEEAGLMPALGAFVLERAFEEAKLWPDLDVAINLSPVQFRHVDLPELLTELKDRYAIDPRRIVLEITEGVLMETSDRNRQILDSVRGMGFKVALDDFGTGYSSLRYLCDFRFDKIKIDRAFVTGIHERKRAMTIIQSVVTLGRGLGMEIVAEGVETEAEASVMRLVGVTELQGYFFSPAVPAAAVADLVASLTATTAPQRETKATLADLRLQRRS; the protein is encoded by the coding sequence ATGACATTCGGCGGCCTCGGATCAGTCCCGTATAAGAATAATCTGCGTCGTCTGACGCTGGTTATCGGCGCCGTTTTGACCTTCTTCGGCCTTTTGCTGTTGGCCGTCGTTGCGTACGCGGGCTGGTCGGCGAACCGCACGGCCATCGAGCGCGAGCGCCAATTGGTTGAAAACGCCCTCGACCAAGCCGTGAGCCGGGTGCTCAACGAGGAAAAGGCGATCGCCTGGTGGGACGACGCGGTCGTCAATGCCCAGCGCCGGCCGCTCGACCTCGAATGGATCGAGACCAATATCGGCGTTTATTTCTATGAAACCTATGGCCACGATGAGATGTACCTCGTCGATGGCGACAATCGTTCGATCTACGCCAATATCGGCGGCGAGCTTCAGCGCCACCCGGCCGTGGCCTATTCGCGCCGCGCCAACGTCCTCGACCAAGTCGTGATGGCCGCGCGCGGGCAGCGCAATGATGCGCTACGCCTCCGCGACGCGGCCTTCACGGCGGATCAACAACGCTATTCGTTCCTACTCGGCGCCGAGGATGCGAGCTGGTCGGGCCATATTCTGACCGTGGGCGGCCAGCCAGCCGTGGTCAGCGCCATGGCGATCGTGCCCAGCGTCGATGCCGAGGTCTTGGTAGGCGAGCCGCATCTGATGGTGTCGGTCGTCCAGATGGACGAAGATTTCATGGCCGCGGTCGGCCGCACATTGCTGATGCCGGACCTGCGCTTGTCGTCCGGGCCGATGCAGGTCGATGGCATGATCTCCGAGCCGTTTCTGGCCGATGACGGCACGCCGATTGGTTATTTGAATTGGACTCCGCGTCAGCCGGGCAATTTCCTCCTGTTCTTCATCCTGCCGCTGGTCGCGATCGGCGTGATCGGCGCCGGATGGCTGACCTGGACGATGATCGGCCGCTTGAAGCGCGCCTCGACGGATTTGGCCGAACGCGAAGAGCAATCGCGCCACCAAGCGCTGCACGACGCGCTCTCGGGCCTGCCGAACCGCCACCATTTCGTGACGCGCCTGCAGGACCAGCTCGATGCGCTGATCCAGCAACGCAACAATGGCCGCGTCGTGGTCGCCTATATCGACGTCGACCGATTCAAAGACATCAACGACACCATGGGCCACCAGGCCGGCGATGCGCTGATCATGGCGGTGGCGCAACGTCTGCAGAGCTCGATCGCCCCGGAAGATTTTCTGTCACGCTTCGGCGGCGACGAATTCGCCGTCGTCTGCCGCGCAAACCGCCCGGAGGCGGCAGAGGAATTGGCGCAACGTCTGCGCAAGGCGTTCGAAGAGAGCTTTGATGTGTACGGCCAGCACATCCGCATGACGGCCTCGATCGGCCTGTCGATGGCGCCGGATCATGGTGCGTCGCCCGAAGAATTGATGCGCAACGCCGACATCGCACTCTACCAAGGCAAGAACAAAGGCCGCGACTGCGCCATGATGTTCTCGGCCGATATGGCGGCCGAAGTTGAACAGCGCCGCGAAATCGAACTTGAGCTGCACGCCGCGCTCGAAGGTAAGGCGCTACAATTGCACTATCAGCCGCTGGTCTCATGTGCCGGCGGCCGCGTGACGGGTGTGGAGGCGCTGTTGCGCTGGAAGCATCCGACCAAGGGTGACATATCGCCAGCAGTTTTTGTGCCGATCGCGGAAGAGGCGGGCTTGATGCCGGCTTTGGGCGCCTTCGTGCTGGAGCGTGCGTTCGAGGAGGCCAAGCTGTGGCCGGATCTCGACGTCGCGATCAATCTGTCGCCGGTGCAGTTCCGACACGTGGATCTGCCGGAATTGCTGACCGAGCTGAAGGATCGCTACGCCATCGATCCACGCCGCATCGTGCTGGAAATCACCGAAGGCGTGCTGATGGAAACGTCGGACCGCAACCGCCAGATCCTCGATTCCGTGCGCGGGATGGGCTTCAAGGTGGCGCTCGACGATTTCGGCACCGGATATTCGTCGCTGCGCTATCTCTGCGATTTCCGCTTCGACAAGATCAAGATCGACCGCGCTTTCGTTACGGGCATCCATGAGCGCAAGCGCGCCATGACCATCATCCAATCTGTGGTCACGCTCGGCCGCGGCCTTGGCATGGAGATCGTGGCCGAGGGGGTGGAAACCGAAGCCGAAGCCTCGGTCATGCGCCTCGTCGGCGTCACGGAATTGCAGGGCTATTTCTTCTCGCCCGCCGTGCCGGCCGCCGCCGTCGCTGACCTCGTCGCGTCGCTGACCGCAACGACCGCGCCGCAGCGTGAGACGAAAGCCACGTTGGCCGATTTGCGGCTGCAACGCCGCTCCTAA